tagcctaggcctagcctagcttcacccaacccagcagacttgttcttggctatataatataacagatattgccttttatatcggttaaatataagatttgacatcccctcgggaatgatattaagttctcggggaatatatatttccctcagctggcgcttcgggaaatatatattccctcgaacttaatatcattccctcggggatgtcaaatcttatatttaacctctaagcagtcaatatctgtataatatttattgacttatATTCAAAGCCTTTTCGATGTCATTAACcatacaatttaataaataaactgaatGCTTATGGAATAACAGGTACTCTTTAAATTAGGCTTTTGACCATCTTgacagaaaacaaaatatcccTTTGCAGACTTAACTCAAAGCCTCTAAGCATTGGGTTATTAtttctaatttatatttattacgcCGACTACAACTACATTATTTCTCTTCAATCCTATATTAATACTCtattttaatacttttattattaaaaaaataaggaattaaaaaaaaactttatttcaaataaattacttgcaaacattaaaaaaacaaatagaaaaaaaaactgaaaatgatgatcataaattattatttatatttttaagaaATTGTAGTAACGAAAACGATATAAGCCTATTGTCCcactaaaaatattttcaaacattttctgttgaatatgccattatgcatatttgaaaataaaatttatttcctgacaaaattttaataaaacttaataattaaaaattttaattaaaaagcaaaaaaattaCCTaaacaatggtttttggttaacaTTAACCGTTTCTTTTGCCTTtttataagtaggcctagagtaATTATTTTTTGGGTTTTTATTTCCTACagaattttataatttgattaaaactgcaaaataatAACCAACATTATTTATCAAGAAAACTATTATAATCTTATAGGAATTATCAACAAAATGAAACATTCCTACACAATGTCACTTATAACATATTTACAATATGGCAATATCATGGGCTGCTGACTATCCATATCCAAGcttaataattttacaaaaagaaCACTTACCATTTTAAAGAAAGAGGAAAAGTGTTAATAGCGACTATTGTCAACACGTAATACGGCTATTTACGTTCGACTATAGTTGTTTTTTCATTGCTTAGCCTTAATTATTTATgttcaattattattacatgattattaGGCTAGTGTAATACAATCCATAATTGATGTTTATATTACATTGTGTTAACACAGATTGATTGTGGGAGTGAGATTACGCTTGACGATGTTCACAAgttaaaatctaaaataaatgaTACAGATTTTCTTAATGCTACTAACATACTTATTTGCGAGACACCACAGTGGGTTCTTAGAAATGCAGAGATTCATATAGCTTTTGATCCACCATACTCATTGTGCGCAGGGAACATGGATAATAAATTGTCATTGTATAGATGTAAAGATGGATCAATTAAGACAAACAGCACAGGAAACAAGGTAATCAGgggttttgttttaattacaacTTTAAAGTGTACAAGATAAAATCATACAGTAGGCCTCCTTTACTTATACCATAACGATGCACAATGTTTAATGTAGGCAGTTGACTGTGGAAGTGAGATTACACTTCAACATCTTCAAAGTTTAAAATCCGCTACACATATTGAGGATAAAGATTTGTTTGCTGCTACCAGAAGACTGATCTGCGAGACACCAACGTCGGTTCTTAAGAATGCAAAAATTGAAATACCGACTGATGATTCAACATACTCACTGTATGCAGGGAAGAAGACTCATGAATTTGTAGTGTTTAGAGAAGAAGATGGgtcaattaaaactaaaaagaaGGCAATAAACAAAGTAATAAGATGTTTGGCTTTATTTACCGGAATGACATATAATCTTACTATTGGtggtcacgacttaaagttgtCCGCAACTTATTTTGACCTCCATCTGcacatttttgatgtttttatgttttattgtaatttttaagttATGTTTCTATCTTTtttgcaatttgtaatttttatcttttattttaaaatgtgtggataaaccaataaaacaaacaaacaaactattttattatactACAATAACCGATGTACGGTACTTAAAGAGTATTGTTTTAACACAGGTACAGGAAATTCATTGTGGAACCGAGATTACACTTGGAGATGTTCAAAGTTTATACTTGGAAACAAATGATACTAATGAGGGTTTTATTCGAGTTACACAAAAACTGGTCTTCAAAGCACCAGCGTGGATTCGTAAAGATGCAAACATTGAACTAGCATCTGATCCACCATACTCATTGTATGCAGGGAACAAGGCTCATACATTTAAAGTGTATAGAGGGGAAGATGGGTCAATTAAGATAATGAAGAAGGCGATACCGAAGGTACGTAATCAGGTCTTTtgctatatatatttatatatttattgccTTTCCGCTGAAAAGTCTGCCGATATTTCCGCTTGGGCTGCTCCGTAAATCTCTTTTACCAGTTTCTTCCAGTCtgatctttcattggctagTTCTTTAAGTTGTTTCATGTCTTTCTTAGTTTTCAATTGTCCGGGATACTTAATGTCTGTGTTATGCTTATAAAGGATGAGTAGGGCGTTGCTGAGAGTTATTGGTAGGGTGGGTCTCGGTCTTCCTCGAAATTTTATATTGGTAGTGTTGCTGAAATAATAGCTTATTGCTGTGTCGGCTGGTGTACATGGGTCTTGTCTAAGTATGTGACCCAATAGTCTCCATCTTGCGTCGACTATTTCTAATGAAATCGGTTTTGTTCCTGTCCTTCTGTATAAATTTATGTTCGATATCCTGTCTGGGAACCTGATACCTATGATTTTACGAGTCCCCATGTTTCAGAGTTGTAGAGTAATATACTTTTAACAAGTGAGTTGTACAGCTTGATacgtatttttaatttgatttttcgAAGCCACATCGAGTTTAGTTTGGTCATTGCTACACGCGCTAGTTGTGTTCTTCTAATTATGTCTTGTCTGTCCCCAAGGAGCGATCCTACTTTTTTCGTGTTTCTCCATTGTTCTTGTATGTCCTCTTTTTCTCGTCTTACAATAGTGTGttctgttttttctttatttacatttaagttGAAAGTTGATAGATGGCGTTCAAATTCGTTTACATTATGCTTGCTGTTTAGACTCTACATCATCAGCATATGATATCTCTTGATGTATTTCTGGATAATTGTTCTGATTCCTCGTAGCGCAGACTCAAGGTAAACAGTGAATAAGACCGGGCTTAAGCTATCTCCTTGAGGGGTGCCGATGTTGGTTTGGAATATTGGCTGTTCTTTTgccccttttatttttagatttagtCCGGTTTCACTCAGCAGAAATCTAACGATCCTAAGTTCATCTTCGTCTATAATTGAGTATGTCGAGGAGTTTGTTTCTATCCACGGTGTCAAACGCGCTTGACATATCTATACCggttatgtaaatatttattttgttctttttgtgCTTTAGCTATAAGCCATCTatgtgtaaaaacaatattacttgTGCTTCTGCCTTTGCGAAACCCACTTTGGCTTTGTGGTAAGAATGCGTCTACTTTCGATGTAATTCTATCCAGTGTTATAAGCGATAGGCACTTGCGTATGGTGTTAAGTAGAATAACAGGTCGTAAATTCTTAGTTGGACCCTTTTCCTTACCCGGTTTTGGTAGTGCTATGAGTGTTCCTTTATTAATATCCACGAATTcatgttttgtaaatatttgatttaaaatgtcTGAAATCATTGGAGCTAGAACAGCGGAACCGTATTTTAGTAGTTCTCCTGGGATACCATCCTCACCTGCTGCTCGACTGTTGTTTAGGCGTTTAAGATTCTTGGTTACTTCCTCTTCACTGATTTCACTATGTGAGTCCCGATGGGAGTGGATTTTATATTGGTAGGAAATGGGTTCCGAGTATACACAAAGTATGGAAATGTTCCGAAAGAATATCGGTATTACAACTAACCACGAAAGAAAGTTAATAACTTTGATCAACGTTTATGCGCCGAATACATACATAGCAAACACGAAACCAGACGAAATAAACAAACTATATACCGACCTAGAAGGCCTTCTCAAGCGATACGGTAACAAAACATTACTTATTTTGCGGTGATTTTAATTCTTCGGTAGGAAAAAAACGGGATGACGAGAGGTGTATGGGATCATTTTCTAGaggaaaacgaaacaaaaatgGACAAACACTCATAGATTTCTgtgaaaaacacaatttattcataaataaaagCGCGTTTCAGCATTCAGCACGTCATATAACTACATGGTCCCAACAGAGAAGAAATTCCAAAGGAGAACTGATCAAACTGTACACTCAAATAGACTATAATGTTATATGTAAAAGTAGATACAAGACTCTCCTAAAGAACGCTAGGTCATACAACGGAACACTTTTAGATAGTGATCACAGAATAGTAATCACAATATTCAACTTAAAATGGCATCGcgtcaacaaacaaaacactaaCAAAAACATTAACTTATTTGCATGTGAAAAGCTAGTGACAAGCGAAGAAACTAGGAATTTATACGTAGAAAAACTGAAAGAATGCATAGATGTTGTTGTGAAACCGGATCAGCCAGCCGTTACATGGCAGAAATTGAAAAGCGTCGTGAAGGCAGCTGCAAAACATACAATAGGACCAAAACAAAAGGTCGGCTACAACAAAAGGACATACGACGACACTTGAACTCAACGCCTATCAACGCACCAAAAAGAACTTAGACAACAAAAAGCTAACTGCAAGTCGGAAATCGAACGTACATCATTAGTCTAGTGGGCTCCAGACgttgttttttcttaatattagtaaaaatataaatatttttgcacatatggcgtttcatacgtgtattacttgagtttggatactccgcctggggaaacacgcacaagtcacgtggtttgacaccaagaattcgtggtgcatacgattatccggttgactagtttcagctgcatgcgattggctactcactcgtacaccgttttaatattcatgtttcagaatttcaaagactcaacaactaagaaggtacgcatgcgctatgttacgtttagaaaATGTGTACTTGGGAACAttaatgaaagtttctgaaggctagaaatgattttatattaccgtatgcctagtagtagtctggtaaacatttgatgggatttttcccatgaaaactcgtcttgcttctccgcaaatcaaacattgaatggatcatttaatattacgcggagataatttgatttaattcccacccagaccctgtcctgttctgtgtagtggtgtagccctgtctgcctgccggtggtggtatgtaggcctaccttattggcgcgcgttttatttggcaggtcatacgtgcgaattgagtaggacctacgaaggaggcctaggctaaggactaaacaattaataaacaaaacaacttggcaacacgatttcatatttcaacagtctcgatcgtacattcagcactgtacgtactcgatctttttcattttgaaacaaaatgattattggttgattcgaaatccatatttacataccgtccgccccatatagccaaatacggtatgataacctacgtcatttatcggatgtttgcggtctgcaaatcgatttctatacgtgtttcacaagtctgtattttcagacaaaaatcgcagtcgaaataaaaacaaataaataaaaataaaaaacaatacagacttggggcaagctTAGTACATCATTAAAgcaaaaaagaaacaaaatcatgcatgatattaaaaaaaaaagtaattgaaaCACGCAACAACAAAGAACTTGATCAGAAAAGTTTGGATATCGACAAAGCGATAAGGGGCGCCCAAATGTTTAAAGCAGTGAAAGATCTTAATAGAAAACCATTCGAAAATCCAAAAGTGTTTGATGCTAACAAAAAGTTTATTGC
This region of Antedon mediterranea chromosome 8, ecAntMedi1.1, whole genome shotgun sequence genomic DNA includes:
- the LOC140057741 gene encoding uncharacterized protein, producing MPKIDCGSEITLDDVHKLKSKINDTDFLNATNILICETPQWVLRNAEIHIAFDPPYSLCAGNMDNKLSLYRCKDGSIKTNSTGNKAVDCGSEITLQHLQSLKSATHIEDKDLFAATRRLICETPTSVLKNAKIEIPTDDSTYSLYAGKKTHEFVVFREEDGSIKTKKKAINKVQEIHCGTEITLGDVQSLYLETNDTNEGFIRVTQKLVFKAPAWIRKDANIELASDPPYSFV